In the Rubripirellula tenax genome, one interval contains:
- a CDS encoding universal stress protein, with the protein MKVLLATDGSENAIEAAMFLKHLARKETFDVCVYTVSFVPQHPHNSAFEPWYPQWLEQERDRVTIFQNRIKTILGDSCRSISVGHGFGAPIPELLDEAKRTQADLVVVGAKGHTTLHRLLLGSTSDSIATHAECSVLVVRGRVDSEGKPFSVIGNPPKILFAYDGSKGSREAIDEQLSLNWSPATQVNVISVATAAYAFFDDTFAAMAAQFEAEQAEQTRLEAEHISGEIAAKFPSTTVEVPRANHIGDAIVSAAEANVNDLIVIGDSGHTLIGDLLLGSTSKYVLRHAPCSVWISRHHRREK; encoded by the coding sequence ATGAAAGTTTTGTTAGCCACCGATGGCTCCGAGAACGCGATTGAAGCGGCGATGTTCTTGAAGCATCTCGCAAGGAAAGAAACATTCGACGTTTGTGTTTACACGGTCTCGTTTGTGCCACAGCATCCGCACAACAGCGCCTTCGAGCCTTGGTACCCGCAGTGGCTGGAACAGGAACGCGATCGTGTGACCATTTTTCAAAACCGAATCAAGACGATCCTGGGTGACTCGTGCCGGAGCATTTCGGTCGGTCATGGATTCGGTGCGCCGATCCCCGAGCTTCTTGATGAAGCCAAACGCACGCAAGCGGACCTTGTTGTGGTCGGGGCGAAAGGGCATACGACGCTGCATCGACTTCTGCTAGGAAGCACGTCGGACAGCATCGCCACCCATGCCGAGTGTTCCGTGCTGGTCGTTCGCGGCCGAGTCGATTCCGAAGGCAAGCCCTTTTCGGTGATCGGCAATCCACCCAAGATTCTTTTTGCATACGACGGATCCAAGGGGTCTCGAGAGGCCATCGACGAGCAGTTATCGTTGAATTGGAGCCCTGCGACCCAAGTTAACGTGATCAGTGTGGCAACCGCGGCCTATGCGTTTTTTGACGACACGTTCGCAGCCATGGCCGCGCAATTCGAAGCCGAACAAGCTGAACAAACTCGGCTAGAAGCGGAACACATCAGCGGTGAAATCGCAGCAAAGTTCCCCTCAACGACAGTCGAAGTCCCGCGTGCAAACCACATCGGTGACGCCATCGTTTCGGCAGCCGAAGCAAACGTGAACGACTTGATCGTGATCGGTGATTCCGGTCACACGCTGATCGGCGACCTGCTGCTGGGCAGCACGTCGAAATACGTGCTGCGTCACGCGCCCTGCAGCGTTTGGATCTCGCGACATCATCGTCGCGAAAAATAA
- the ccoN gene encoding cytochrome-c oxidase, cbb3-type subunit I — protein sequence MATVTDSDSHESPSRSTSDAQLEHFSYDDSIVRMFVTATILWGLVATLAGLIVAIILVLPWLTGGLPWFSFGRLRPLHTNAAIFAFAGNGIFAAIYYSTQRLCKARMWSDALSRIHFWGWQAIIVSAAITLPLGITQSREYAELEWPIDLAIAVIWLFVFGGNFLMTLIHRRERHMYVAIWFYIATIVTVALLHVFNNLVVPAGWFKGYSVYAGVQDAFMQWWYGHNAVAFFLTTPFLGLMYYFLPKAAERPVFSYRLSIIHFWSLVFIYIWAGPHHLHYTALPEWASTLGMLFSLMLWMPSWGGMINGLLTLRGAWHKVAVDPVLKFFVVGITFYGMSTFEGPMLSIKAINALSHYTDWTIAHVHSGALGWNGFMIFGMLYWLMPRLYQTKMWSQKLISLHFWTGTLGILLYIIPIYAAGLMQGLMWRAMDDTGHLAYPDFIETIQSVVPLWWLRIGGGLLYVSGVVMLCINTIMTWSNRPATYEVPVYSAPRLTKAYEDEVSKTDPLKDVPMLELGKKVDALGRMGWHRRWERLPVKFTVLVTIAVLVATLFELVPTFLIRSNVPTIATVKPYTPLELAGRHIFVSEGCYNCHSQMIRPIVSETKRYGEYSKPGEFIYDRPFQWGSRRIGPDLAREGGKQSSFWHWTHFENPELVSPGSVMPSYEHLLTQDLKFDAIKPHVVAARYLGAPYTDDDVENCESISRRQAEFVAAEIVGQGGPAAMHEKQATALIAYLQRIGTDLFRTDPPPADAKPADDGAPADELQTGDESATVDESGAAEEEAQVAAE from the coding sequence ATGGCCACTGTTACCGATTCTGATTCACACGAATCGCCTTCACGTTCCACCAGCGATGCCCAACTCGAACACTTTAGCTACGACGACAGCATCGTCCGCATGTTCGTCACTGCCACGATCCTCTGGGGTTTGGTTGCAACCTTAGCGGGATTGATTGTCGCAATCATTTTGGTGTTGCCATGGTTGACCGGCGGGTTGCCCTGGTTTTCGTTCGGACGACTGCGACCGCTTCACACCAATGCGGCCATCTTCGCATTTGCGGGCAACGGTATCTTCGCGGCGATCTATTACAGCACCCAGCGATTGTGCAAGGCGCGAATGTGGAGCGACGCACTTAGCCGCATCCATTTCTGGGGCTGGCAAGCCATCATCGTTTCGGCCGCCATCACGTTGCCGCTGGGGATCACCCAGAGCCGTGAGTACGCCGAATTGGAGTGGCCAATCGATTTGGCCATCGCCGTGATCTGGTTGTTCGTGTTCGGCGGCAATTTCTTGATGACGTTGATCCACCGTCGCGAACGCCACATGTATGTCGCGATTTGGTTTTACATCGCGACGATCGTGACGGTCGCGCTGCTTCATGTATTCAATAACTTGGTCGTGCCGGCCGGATGGTTCAAAGGCTATAGCGTCTACGCCGGTGTCCAAGACGCATTCATGCAGTGGTGGTACGGGCACAATGCGGTGGCCTTCTTTTTGACGACGCCGTTCTTGGGATTGATGTATTATTTCCTGCCCAAAGCTGCCGAACGTCCGGTATTCAGCTACCGGCTGAGCATCATTCACTTCTGGTCACTCGTATTCATCTATATCTGGGCCGGTCCTCACCACCTGCACTACACCGCGCTTCCCGAATGGGCCAGCACGCTGGGCATGTTGTTCAGCTTGATGCTTTGGATGCCATCGTGGGGTGGGATGATCAACGGCCTGCTGACGCTTCGCGGCGCCTGGCACAAAGTCGCCGTTGATCCGGTGCTGAAGTTCTTTGTCGTCGGCATCACATTCTACGGCATGAGCACCTTCGAAGGTCCGATGCTGTCGATCAAGGCGATCAACGCGCTCAGCCACTACACCGACTGGACCATCGCCCATGTTCACTCGGGTGCGTTGGGTTGGAACGGGTTCATGATTTTCGGCATGCTGTATTGGCTGATGCCGCGACTCTACCAAACCAAAATGTGGAGCCAGAAGCTGATCAGCTTGCACTTTTGGACGGGCACGCTGGGGATTCTTCTTTACATCATTCCGATCTATGCCGCGGGCCTGATGCAAGGTTTGATGTGGCGAGCCATGGACGATACCGGTCACTTAGCCTATCCAGATTTCATCGAAACGATCCAATCGGTTGTACCACTCTGGTGGCTTCGTATCGGCGGCGGATTGTTGTACGTCAGCGGCGTGGTGATGCTATGCATCAACACGATCATGACGTGGAGCAACCGACCGGCCACGTACGAAGTGCCCGTTTACTCGGCGCCCCGCTTGACGAAAGCGTACGAAGACGAAGTCAGCAAAACCGATCCGCTCAAGGACGTGCCGATGTTGGAACTCGGCAAGAAAGTGGACGCCCTGGGTCGAATGGGCTGGCACCGCCGCTGGGAACGATTGCCGGTCAAGTTCACGGTCTTGGTGACGATCGCGGTTCTGGTGGCGACGTTGTTCGAATTGGTACCGACGTTCCTGATTCGTTCGAACGTTCCAACGATCGCAACGGTAAAGCCGTACACTCCGCTGGAACTCGCCGGCCGACACATTTTCGTTTCTGAGGGCTGTTACAACTGCCACTCGCAAATGATTCGGCCGATCGTTTCGGAAACCAAGCGGTATGGCGAGTACAGCAAACCGGGCGAGTTCATTTACGATCGCCCGTTCCAATGGGGAAGCCGTCGAATCGGACCGGACTTGGCGCGTGAAGGCGGCAAGCAAAGCAGTTTTTGGCATTGGACTCACTTCGAGAATCCAGAACTTGTGTCGCCCGGATCGGTCATGCCCAGTTACGAGCACTTGTTGACCCAAGACTTGAAGTTTGACGCCATCAAACCGCATGTCGTTGCCGCCCGTTATCTCGGTGCGCCGTACACGGACGACGACGTTGAAAACTGTGAATCCATTTCGCGGCGGCAAGCCGAATTTGTCGCGGCGGAAATCGTTGGACAAGGCGGTCCGGCGGCGATGCACGAAAAGCAAGCGACGGCGCTGATCGCATACCTGCAACGCATCGGCACCGACTTGTTCCGTACCGATCCACCGCCCGCCGACGCAAAACCGGCGGACGATGGGGCACCTGCGGATGAATTGCAAACGGGCGACGAATCAGCAACCGTCGACGAATCGGGTGCGGCCGAAGAGGAAGCTCAGGTTGCCGCCGAATAG
- a CDS encoding polyprenol monophosphomannose synthase, with product MNQAAAPIETNVLPRVLVGVCTLNEVGNITAMIERLRLVLPEADVLIVDDNSSDGTSQAVTQWASQDKHVKLLTRYERGLGGAIRTAMQAAVDGKYDFFLNLDGDLSHSPDDLPRLLDRADQQPPVDVVVGSRYIDGGQIVGWPIHRKWMSRIVNRFATLCLRLPVKDCSGSMRCYRVSSLGSMDLASLRSNGYSVLEEVLVRLNRMDAAMAEVPITFTDRTKGESKLTIREAIRSTWQILNLAFRR from the coding sequence TTGAACCAAGCAGCCGCGCCGATCGAAACCAACGTTCTTCCCCGCGTGCTGGTTGGCGTTTGCACGTTGAACGAAGTCGGCAACATCACGGCGATGATCGAGCGACTGCGACTGGTGCTGCCCGAGGCTGACGTCCTCATCGTTGATGACAACTCGTCCGATGGCACGTCGCAGGCGGTGACTCAATGGGCGTCTCAGGACAAGCACGTCAAGTTGCTGACCCGATACGAACGAGGCCTCGGCGGCGCGATCCGAACAGCGATGCAAGCGGCAGTGGACGGGAAATACGACTTCTTTCTGAATTTAGACGGCGACCTCAGCCATTCCCCCGACGACTTGCCCCGGTTGCTTGATCGCGCGGATCAGCAGCCACCGGTCGATGTCGTGGTGGGCTCACGCTACATCGACGGCGGACAAATCGTGGGCTGGCCGATCCATCGCAAGTGGATGAGTCGAATCGTCAATCGCTTCGCAACGCTCTGTTTGCGTCTGCCCGTAAAAGATTGTAGCGGTTCGATGCGATGCTACCGCGTTTCGTCGCTCGGCAGCATGGATCTGGCGTCGCTGCGAAGCAACGGGTACTCGGTGCTTGAAGAAGTTTTGGTGCGGTTGAACCGGATGGATGCGGCGATGGCGGAAGTCCCGATCACTTTCACCGACCGAACCAAGGGCGAGAGCAAGTTGACGATCCGGGAAGCGATCCGTTCGACGTGGCAGATACTGAATCTGGCGTTCCGTCGCTAA
- the ccoG gene encoding cytochrome c oxidase accessory protein CcoG, whose amino-acid sequence MHAFATDSGGSTSPLLDSPEHVLSTLEADGSRRWLRPKLAPGNWWKKRRVVAYLLMVVFVAIPHLRIGGKPLILLDIVARQFTVLGRTFYPTDTMLLALLMLSVFVSIVLLTAITGRAWCGWACPQTVYMEFLFRPIDRFFEGTTGKGGKPKSGRNAFWHVARIAVYLVLCMFLAHTFLAYFVGTEKLAQWVRSSPIQHPAAFLVMAGTTGLMLFDFLFFREQMCLIACPYGRFQSVMLDEQSLIVAYDPVRGEPRKKGKRVVDETTGATAGDCVDCNQCVVVCPTGIDIRNGLQMECINCTQCIDACDSVMDKVDRPRGLIRYSSQDAIARKPKKLVRARTIIYPLILSIVLGGFAYAIGVKSGFDARVIRGKGNPFTVEKGGMVSNSFHLRIVNRTDVQQNYQLTVISPDGAKLEVIDVDKLTLQPGDSRLVPFSLRFPTRTTFGDGNEEAKLEIADESENERVVDFRILGPRI is encoded by the coding sequence GTGCATGCCTTTGCGACGGATTCCGGTGGATCAACATCGCCGCTCTTGGATTCGCCCGAGCACGTGCTGAGCACCTTAGAGGCAGACGGCAGCCGGCGATGGTTGCGGCCCAAATTGGCGCCCGGCAATTGGTGGAAGAAACGACGTGTGGTCGCCTACCTGTTGATGGTTGTGTTTGTCGCGATCCCTCACTTGCGTATCGGGGGTAAGCCGCTGATCCTGCTTGACATCGTCGCTCGCCAATTCACGGTTTTGGGCCGAACGTTCTATCCGACCGACACGATGTTGTTAGCGTTGTTGATGCTTTCGGTATTTGTTTCGATCGTCTTGCTGACGGCGATCACCGGCCGCGCCTGGTGTGGCTGGGCGTGTCCGCAAACGGTGTACATGGAGTTTCTGTTTCGTCCGATCGATCGGTTCTTTGAAGGAACAACGGGCAAAGGCGGAAAACCGAAGTCAGGCCGGAATGCGTTTTGGCATGTGGCAAGGATCGCGGTTTACTTGGTCCTTTGCATGTTCTTGGCGCATACGTTTTTGGCGTACTTTGTCGGCACCGAAAAACTGGCCCAATGGGTTCGCAGTTCACCAATCCAGCATCCGGCCGCATTTTTGGTCATGGCCGGCACGACGGGACTGATGCTGTTCGACTTTCTGTTCTTCCGCGAACAGATGTGCTTGATCGCCTGTCCGTACGGACGTTTTCAATCCGTCATGCTGGACGAGCAGTCGTTGATCGTTGCCTATGACCCCGTCCGCGGTGAACCGCGGAAAAAGGGAAAGCGTGTCGTCGACGAAACGACGGGCGCGACCGCGGGTGATTGTGTCGATTGCAACCAGTGCGTGGTTGTTTGTCCCACGGGAATTGACATTCGAAACGGCTTGCAAATGGAGTGCATCAATTGCACTCAATGCATCGACGCGTGCGATTCGGTCATGGACAAGGTCGACCGACCTCGCGGCTTGATCCGCTACAGCTCGCAAGACGCGATCGCCCGAAAACCGAAGAAGCTGGTTCGCGCAAGAACAATCATCTATCCGCTGATCCTGTCGATCGTGCTAGGCGGATTCGCATATGCGATCGGTGTGAAATCAGGCTTCGACGCACGGGTCATTCGTGGCAAGGGCAACCCGTTTACGGTCGAAAAAGGCGGAATGGTTTCCAATTCGTTTCACTTGCGGATTGTGAATCGGACCGATGTTCAACAAAACTATCAGTTGACGGTTATTTCCCCGGATGGCGCGAAGCTTGAGGTCATCGACGTGGATAAACTGACACTGCAACCTGGCGACTCGAGACTTGTACCTTTTAGTCTTCGATTTCCGACTCGCACGACCTTTGGCGACGGGAACGAGGAAGCAAAGTTAGAGATCGCGGACGAGAGCGAAAACGAGCGAGTCGTCGATTTCCGAATCCTCGGACCAAGAATATGA
- a CDS encoding dihydroorotate dehydrogenase, with amino-acid sequence MSIDLTTRYGSLTLRSPIVVGACPMSVDEQTRIAIESSGAGAIVLPSLFEEQISLWNQSRGKSLSDQEQQRVTQCNALAEATYCGNAETYLSIVNRASEQMHIPVIASLNGESEGNWLDFAGEVEEAGAAAIELAVHHSDALHQSGPRQIEESLVRLVTNINQAISIPLYLKLERDYTSLGHLSRQLSSGCQGLVMYGRKPNVEICLDSLSVRTHWGLTEPGSINQSLGEIMRVHSSCPTMSLAACGGISSSEDVIRSLLAGADVAMVTSAIYRHGPDVIRTMNDGLMEYMNQHQLTSIVELQEQRPLEFDQGAQRNAYAKALSSRIDPPADSNSNFHGDRYGHLDRRSAEQAGH; translated from the coding sequence GTGAGCATTGATTTGACCACCCGGTACGGGAGCCTGACGCTCAGGTCGCCGATTGTTGTTGGTGCCTGTCCGATGAGTGTCGACGAACAAACTCGTATTGCGATCGAATCTTCAGGAGCGGGCGCGATCGTTTTGCCATCGCTGTTTGAGGAACAAATCAGCCTTTGGAATCAATCGCGAGGCAAGTCGCTTTCCGATCAAGAGCAGCAACGGGTCACGCAGTGCAATGCATTAGCCGAAGCGACGTACTGTGGAAATGCCGAGACGTACCTGTCGATTGTCAACCGCGCCAGCGAGCAGATGCACATTCCCGTCATTGCCAGCTTGAACGGCGAGAGCGAGGGAAACTGGCTCGATTTTGCCGGCGAAGTCGAAGAGGCCGGTGCGGCGGCAATCGAGTTGGCGGTCCACCATTCCGATGCCCTGCATCAATCAGGGCCGCGCCAGATCGAAGAGTCGTTGGTACGGTTGGTGACCAACATCAATCAAGCGATCTCGATTCCTTTGTACTTGAAACTGGAACGAGACTACACCAGCTTGGGCCATCTGTCGCGACAATTGAGTTCCGGCTGTCAGGGTTTGGTGATGTACGGTCGAAAACCAAACGTCGAAATCTGCCTGGACTCGCTGTCGGTGCGGACGCATTGGGGTCTGACCGAACCGGGCAGCATCAATCAATCGCTCGGGGAGATCATGCGAGTTCATTCGTCTTGCCCAACGATGTCGCTGGCCGCGTGCGGCGGAATCAGCAGCAGCGAGGACGTGATCCGGTCCCTTTTGGCGGGCGCCGACGTCGCGATGGTGACGTCCGCGATCTATCGGCACGGACCCGATGTGATTCGCACGATGAACGATGGCCTGATGGAGTACATGAATCAGCACCAGCTGACGTCCATTGTAGAACTGCAAGAGCAGCGGCCGCTCGAATTCGACCAAGGTGCCCAGCGAAATGCCTATGCGAAAGCGCTGTCATCGCGAATCGATCCACCCGCCGACAGCAACTCGAATTTTCATGGTGACCGATACGGGCACCTGGACCGAAGATCGGCAGAACAGGCTGGCCACTGA
- a CDS encoding cbb3-type cytochrome c oxidase N-terminal domain-containing protein — protein MSSHQRPADEMASDDVPKMDHSYDGIEEYDNPLPGWWKWLFIGSIVFSPFYWMFYHGGAAGRSVEDQYGIALAANTRLQFAEIGDLSPDADTIVTYLHKASWVKVGESVFKANCISCHGREGEGKVGPNLTDQMFKNVVKIEDIARIINEGAGGGAMPKWSNRLHPNEVVLVSAYVASLRGKELEGRIPEGKAIPPWPEPKPEADVEAKAEADQGK, from the coding sequence ATGAGTAGTCACCAACGCCCCGCCGACGAAATGGCAAGCGACGACGTTCCAAAAATGGACCACTCCTACGATGGGATCGAAGAATACGACAATCCGCTGCCGGGTTGGTGGAAGTGGTTGTTCATCGGATCAATCGTGTTCAGTCCCTTTTACTGGATGTTTTATCACGGTGGTGCGGCCGGCCGCAGCGTGGAAGACCAATACGGGATTGCCCTGGCTGCGAACACGCGGCTTCAATTCGCCGAAATCGGCGATTTGTCGCCCGATGCGGATACCATCGTCACCTATCTGCACAAAGCAAGTTGGGTGAAGGTTGGTGAATCGGTTTTCAAAGCGAACTGCATTTCGTGTCACGGGCGCGAGGGCGAAGGCAAAGTCGGTCCGAACCTGACCGATCAAATGTTCAAGAACGTTGTGAAAATCGAAGACATCGCTCGCATCATCAATGAAGGTGCGGGCGGCGGCGCGATGCCAAAATGGTCCAACCGATTGCATCCCAATGAAGTCGTCTTGGTTTCGGCTTACGTGGCAAGCCTGCGCGGCAAAGAACTGGAAGGACGCATCCCCGAAGGGAAAGCCATTCCTCCCTGGCCCGAACCCAAACCAGAAGCCGACGTCGAAGCCAAAGCCGAGGCAGATCAAGGAAAATGA
- a CDS encoding NAD-dependent epimerase/dehydratase family protein: MTHALVTGSTGFIGRQLVKHLVDRGDRVTCLVRSTSNRRVVDSAKVDFVTGDVTDFDSVSKAVHDVDVVYHLAAVTKAFRRSTFLDVNQSGVDNVARACGDRGGNTTLVLVSSLAAAGPSRLGRPLTESDIPHPVSTYGITKLAGEIIARRYAGHVPTTIVRPPIVMGEGDADGFAMFQSIARTGLHFSPGLADTEVSMIDVMDLVRALTLVAEKGKRMGSHGNDASAGVYFAAADEVVTYGELGRMIGRAVGRDNAIVAHMPKAVVWGIAGISDLAGRIRRRPNILNWDKAREATAGSWTCSAANLMGDTGFAQAMPMATRIRQTAEWYFANNWLPMPRKARQRGPVGLEQIRNASTKTLRDT; this comes from the coding sequence ATGACTCATGCATTGGTAACCGGATCGACGGGGTTCATCGGTCGACAATTGGTCAAGCACTTGGTCGACCGTGGCGATCGCGTCACCTGCTTGGTGCGTTCAACGTCCAATCGACGCGTGGTCGATTCGGCAAAGGTGGACTTCGTTACTGGTGACGTGACCGATTTTGACTCTGTGTCCAAGGCCGTCCATGACGTTGATGTCGTTTACCATCTTGCTGCCGTCACGAAAGCGTTTCGCCGATCGACGTTTCTAGATGTAAATCAGAGCGGCGTTGACAATGTGGCTCGCGCGTGCGGCGATCGAGGCGGCAACACGACGCTGGTTTTGGTTTCCTCGTTGGCTGCCGCAGGACCATCACGGTTGGGCCGTCCGTTGACAGAGTCGGATATCCCGCACCCGGTATCGACCTACGGGATCACCAAGCTTGCCGGCGAAATTATCGCACGCCGTTACGCCGGTCACGTGCCGACCACCATCGTACGCCCGCCAATCGTGATGGGCGAAGGTGATGCCGACGGATTCGCGATGTTTCAAAGCATCGCCAGAACGGGCCTTCATTTTTCGCCCGGCCTTGCGGACACCGAAGTATCGATGATCGACGTCATGGACTTGGTGCGTGCGCTCACCTTGGTCGCCGAAAAGGGCAAGCGGATGGGCTCTCACGGCAACGACGCTTCGGCAGGCGTCTACTTTGCGGCCGCCGATGAAGTGGTCACCTATGGCGAACTTGGTCGCATGATCGGACGCGCGGTCGGTCGTGACAATGCAATTGTCGCACACATGCCCAAGGCCGTTGTGTGGGGCATCGCCGGGATCAGCGACTTGGCTGGCCGCATCCGCCGACGACCAAACATCCTGAATTGGGACAAAGCCCGCGAAGCAACCGCAGGTTCGTGGACGTGTAGCGCCGCGAACTTGATGGGAGACACTGGTTTTGCACAGGCAATGCCGATGGCGACGCGGATTCGACAAACAGCCGAATGGTACTTTGCCAACAATTGGCTCCCCATGCCACGAAAAGCACGCCAGCGTGGCCCCGTCGGATTGGAACAAATTCGAAACGCCAGCACCAAGACGCTCCGCGATACCTAA
- a CDS encoding FixH family protein, with amino-acid sequence MNTNPNNMADMSTSSLGQSDASKNERRAKRFWVSLVVTLLGIQLLIGFVAIRLATGDPSAAIVPDYHNAALNWDVSQRAITAADRMGWTVSIATSDVADARGMRATEISILDDQDQPVDDLRIMASIYHHARAANVQTFAIESIGQGRYLTLAPMQRPGLWQMELMIEGAEQLIKKSSEITVL; translated from the coding sequence ATGAATACGAATCCAAACAACATGGCCGATATGTCAACGTCAAGTCTTGGGCAATCCGATGCATCAAAGAACGAACGCCGAGCGAAACGGTTTTGGGTCTCGTTGGTCGTGACGCTTCTAGGCATCCAATTGCTGATCGGATTTGTCGCCATCCGGCTTGCGACGGGCGATCCATCCGCGGCGATTGTTCCCGACTATCACAATGCGGCGCTGAACTGGGACGTGTCGCAACGTGCGATCACCGCGGCGGACCGAATGGGGTGGACCGTATCGATCGCGACGTCGGATGTTGCCGACGCACGGGGTATGCGGGCAACAGAAATTTCGATCTTGGATGATCAAGACCAGCCTGTCGATGATCTGCGTATCATGGCCAGTATTTACCACCACGCGCGGGCTGCGAACGTTCAAACCTTTGCGATCGAATCCATCGGTCAAGGTCGTTACCTGACGCTCGCTCCGATGCAACGACCGGGGCTTTGGCAAATGGAATTGATGATCGAGGGCGCAGAACAGTTGATCAAGAAGTCCAGCGAGATCACCGTCTTGTAG
- the floA gene encoding flotillin-like protein FloA (flotillin-like protein involved in membrane lipid rafts) has protein sequence MFGLVVAAILFGLLLIFFFVFARYFGLWIQSQLTRADISFLDLLGMTFRKVNTRAIVRSKIMATQAGLVDPELTSGALEAHYLAGGNVQQVIRALIAAKKAKTISLTFREATAIDLAGRDVLEAVKTSVYPKVIDCPPRGSSKPSLDAVAKDGIQLKVKARVTVRANLQQLIGGATEETIIARVGEGIVSAIGSAASHKAVLENPDVISKAVLAKRLDSQTAFEIVSIDIADIDVGANIGARLQADQAEADTQVARARAEGRRAAAVAEEQENQAKIQQSKAQVVLAQAAVPVAMAEAFRSGNLNVLDYYKLQNVNADTEMRRSLALSATEAAEAREPSST, from the coding sequence ATGTTCGGATTGGTCGTGGCGGCAATTCTGTTCGGGTTATTGCTGATCTTCTTTTTCGTGTTCGCGAGATATTTCGGGTTGTGGATTCAATCACAACTGACTCGCGCCGACATCTCGTTTCTTGATCTGCTGGGGATGACCTTTCGTAAGGTCAACACACGGGCGATCGTGCGCAGCAAGATCATGGCGACGCAGGCGGGACTCGTGGATCCTGAATTGACCAGCGGCGCGCTGGAGGCACATTACTTGGCCGGCGGCAACGTTCAACAGGTCATCCGTGCCCTGATCGCGGCCAAGAAAGCCAAGACCATTTCGCTGACCTTTCGCGAAGCAACGGCGATCGACTTGGCCGGTCGCGATGTTTTGGAAGCCGTGAAGACGAGCGTCTATCCGAAAGTGATTGATTGCCCGCCACGCGGTTCGTCGAAACCATCGCTCGACGCTGTTGCCAAGGACGGAATCCAATTGAAGGTCAAGGCTCGTGTGACCGTTCGCGCCAACTTGCAGCAATTGATCGGTGGTGCGACCGAAGAAACGATCATCGCGCGAGTCGGCGAGGGCATCGTCAGCGCGATCGGCAGCGCCGCCAGTCACAAGGCCGTTCTCGAAAACCCGGACGTGATCAGCAAAGCCGTGCTCGCCAAACGCCTCGACTCGCAAACAGCGTTCGAGATTGTCTCGATTGACATTGCCGACATTGATGTGGGTGCCAACATCGGTGCTCGCCTGCAAGCCGACCAAGCCGAGGCTGACACCCAAGTCGCTCGTGCACGCGCCGAAGGCCGACGAGCCGCCGCGGTCGCCGAAGAGCAAGAGAACCAGGCCAAGATTCAACAAAGCAAAGCCCAGGTCGTTTTGGCCCAGGCCGCCGTTCCGGTCGCGATGGCCGAAGCGTTTCGGTCGGGCAATTTGAATGTCCTGGACTATTACAAACTGCAAAACGTGAACGCCGATACCGAGATGCGTCGATCGTTGGCCCTGAGCGCAACCGAGGCTGCGGAAGCTCGCGAGCCGAGTTCGACCTAG